The Flavobacteriales bacterium region TGAGCATGCGGAATTGAATGGCCGAACGGTCGGATACGATACCGGAATATCCACCCAAGGCATCGATCTCTCGTACGATCTGCCCCTTGGCCACTCCACCCATCGCTGGATTGCAGCTCATCTGTCCGATAGTGCCCATGTTCATGGTCACTAAGAGCACCCTGGAGCCCAGGTTTGCTGCCGCAGCAGCGGCCTCGTTGCCGGCATGCCCACCACCTACTACGATTATGTCATAGCTATCAAGCACGGCCTTCTTTTCTTAACATTCAATTCACCGTTCCACGTGGAACAATTGTTAATTACCTGAAAATTAGAGGTATAAACAAAAGAAACAGACATTTTGAACCGCAAAAGTACGCAATGTATAAGCCCGCTGAAAGAAGGGGAGGGCAGGAACAAAAAACCCCAGGATTTCTCCCGGGGTTTCTTGAATAGGTTGAGATAATGCGTGGAGTATCAGAGGTAATATCCGATACCCAATTCGATGCGGTTATGTTGTGCTCCTTGAGAATCGATCGTGCCGAAATCAGAAAGGCCTCCTATGTTCCTTACCTCGAAGAAGAAGCGCTGCTCATCCTCAGAGCCCACATGAAATCCAAGTCCGAGTACATGACTGAAATGGGCCGCTTCCATATTGTTCAGCTTAGCATTCTCAAATCCGTTGTCCTCGTTATAGTTCTCATTGTCATAAGTGCGACTCTGTAAAGCAACGAGATTGAAGTTGGTCGCAACACCGGCCAAGACCCCGATCTGAAAGTTCCCTTCCAAGAATCTATAGGAGGCCATTAGAGGGACTTCGAGGTCGATGAATTTGTACTTGCCTTTGTAATCCCGGTATACGGGGTTACCGAAGACATCATCACCGGCATATTCGTCCCCGGACTCCTTAGCACCCTTCCAGGAACCTAGTATGTCCACACCGAGTGCTAGGGAGTTACTCAGCTCGTAGAGCCCAGCAAAACCCGCATTGAATGCAAGCTTACCAGTGGTCTCATCCAATCCGTCAGAGACGATATCAGATACCCCCATGGCGTATCTGGCCCCCACGTGGAATTCGCCCGATTGAGCATGGAATGAAGCAGAGGTCAATATCAATAATCCAAGTACAAGAATGCGCTGTTTCATAGAGTTCATTGTTTTGTAATGCATATGAAAAGGTCTTATACGCAAGAATCAGAAAAAAGTTGTGTCAGCAGGCTCAGTGAAGCATGCGAAGTGCATTGTCCTCCAGGCTGCGCATCTGGGCCTTATCTTCTTCTGAGGCGTCAGCGTATCCCATTAAATGCAGTAGACCATGCACCATGACCCGATAGAGCTCGACCTGCACATCCTTACCCATATCGGCCGCATTCGCCCGCACCCGATCGAGGGAGATGAAGACCTCTCCCGATAGGACGGGGGGTCGTGAGGTGTCAAAGGTGATGATGTCGGTATAGTAGTCGTGCTTCAGGTGGGTACGGTTGATCTCCAAGAGATGCCCATCGCTGCAGAACTGATAGGTCAATCGGCCGATGAAAAAGTCCTCGCCCTCTGCCACGCGGGTCAACCAATGAGCTATATGTGCCTCATCGCGTAGGGCGAAATCTATATCAAGTGGAACGAAACGGATAGGGGAGGCCCCCATGCTCAAGCGACTTCGATCGGAGTCTTGTGGTGGAATTTGAGCTCCACCGTAGAGCCGGTCTCGTCAAAGGTGACCTCATCGGCCAAGTGGCGCATGAGATAGACCCCACGACCGTTGGGTTGCTCGATATTCTCCGGAGCAGTAGGGTCGGGAAGGTTGTTATAGTCGAAACCAGGGCCTTCATCCTCGATGATGAAAACAAGCTCATCCGCTGCAGGGCGGAAGGTCAAGGAGACCGTTTTGGAAGGATCTCTCCGGTTCCCGTGGGAGATGGCATTGTTGACCGCCTCTGTCAGAGCGATCAGGATATTCCCGTAGTTCTCCTCACCCACCTTGTAGGTATCACATACCTCATCGATGAAACGCTCAACGATGTTGATGTTCTCGATCTCAGAAGGAAATTCAAAGGTCCTTTCTTCCAATAATTCGCTCATCGAAGCCTCATTCATGGTTGGTCGAAATTAAGGAAATATTCATTGACCTTATTCTTGTAATATGGCTTCAATGAAGGCGGAACTGTTCGTAACAATTCAACCTCTTTCTGCTTGGCGCGCTGGTACTCGAAGAAGTTCTCTGGCGAGCTGAGTTCATAGTTCTGAGCTTCGTTGGATATGCGCTTGTTATCCTGTTCGCGTTCGCGTTCTGCCTTCTCGCTCTTGAGCAGTCGGGTGAGTATCTCCTGCTGACGCTCCAAGGTCTGGCGGGTGATCTGCATGTTGACGATATCCTTTTCGGTCTCCTCCATCTGCTTGGCGATCTCTTTGAGCTCATTCCCAGCTCCGCTACCATCCTGATTGAGCTCTTGGGACATCTTCTCAAGCTCTCTGCGAATGGCGGCTTGTTCAGCAGCGGTACGGGCCAATTGCTCGCTCATTCCGAACCTACCCGGTCCCGCCTTCCCCTTGCCGGGGGTCATGCCCTTCTGAAGCTGTTCCAGACGTTGCTGCATGGCCTTCTGCATCTGGCTCATACTGTTCCCTTTACCGGGCTTGGGCTTACCCTGACCGCTTCCACCAGGCTTCTGACAATTCCCCGTACCGGGCATACTGGAAGCCATCTGCTGTTGCATCTGTTGCAAAGCCTCATCCAGCAACAATGCCAGATTATTGAGTGAGGTCATGACGTATTGCTGACGGGAATTGGCCTCAGGGGTCCTTCGGTCGGCCAGCAATTCGATGGATCTGTCCATGTTCTGATTGACCGAGTTGATCTCTTTGGTGACGATGGGTTGTATCTGGACCACACGCTTGGCCAATGCTTGAAGCGAGTCTTTGATCACCACCGCATCGTCCTTCAATTTGCGCTGGGTCTGGTTGTGGGTCTTGTATTTCGGGTCGTCCGTTTCCAAGCCTTTATACGAGTTCATGACCTCTTCTTGGTCGAAGGAAAGCTCGATGATATTTTCCAATAATGCGCGCAAGGCATCCATATCCTCTTGTTGTTGTTCCTGACCACCACCGGCCATGCTCGCCATCATCTGGGACATCTGCTGCATCTTTTCTGAAGCATCCTGTTGTGAATCAGAGGCGTCCTGGTTATCTCCTTGCTCCAGTGATTCAGAGCTGTTCTCCATATCTTCTGATACCTCCTCTTCGAGGCCCATCATGTCCATCTCGTTCTTCTCTTCCAGCTCGTCATTGAGCTCGGAGAGCTTCTCCATCTCCTCTTTGAGTTTCTCATACTCCTCGTTCAGCGCGTCCTGTTCCTCTTTCAGTTGCTCCGGATCGGCCTCTTCCTTAGCGGTCTTATCCGCCAGGTCTTCCTGTTTTTCGGCCAACTCGTCCAACTTCTGCTTGATCTCCTCGGCCTTCAGCTCGAATTCCATTTGCTTGAAGAGTTCCAGATTGCGGTCCAATTCGGCCTCGATATCCTCATTGGTCAGTTCCATTTTCTCCAGTTGCTCCTCGAGCTTATCTGGATCCATCTCTTCCATGAGGCGTTGTAATTCGGCCATCATCTCCTGCATCTCGGGGCTCATGACCTGTTCGAAGAGCTCCTGTAGTTTTTGCTGTTTCTGAAGGATCTTCTCGTTCACTTGTTCAAAGCGCTGTTGTTGCTGCATAGACTGTTCGTTCTGCTGCTGCGCCTGCTGCACCTGTTGCTCCAGTTTCTTCTGTTGTTCTAAGAGCTTCTCGATACGTTTCTTGTCCTGCCAATCGAGCTCCTTTTTCTCCAAGAGGTCTCTGCGCACATCGTCAACAGCCTTTTGTAGCTCTTTCGCATCCTTGATGCTCTTCTCAAGGTTATCCTTGATTTCCTGACTGTTCTGCTCATGAAGCGCGGCCAGCTCTTCTTCAGTTGGGGCTTCGTAGACCGAAGCGCGGGTGCGGGTGGATTTTGCACCATTCACTCCATCGTTGTCCCACACCTCGAAATAATACTCGACCGACTCACCTGCACGAATGTCGATCAGGTCCATAGAGAAGGAATGATAGAAGCGCTCAGCGGTCAGACCCGGGGATAGAGGAATGATCAGGCGTTGGAGGCCTGCGTTGACCAAACTATCCTCGCGGTCGGTGATGTGGCGGTAATTGAAGGCTAGCTTAGAGAATCCATAGTCGTCCCTGACCTCACCACTGAAATAGATGTTTCGATCGTTCAGGCTGTCGGCCTGCTCTTGAATGTCGATCTCTGGGTAAAGGTCGGGGGTCACCTGTACCGAGTAGGTGATACTGTCAGGGTTGGTCAGATAATCATTTGAGGTGCTTACGGTATAGGCAGTGCTTTGCATTAGGGTCTGTGAGAATTCATAGAAGCCTGCGCTGCTCGATTCTGGGCGGTGGCGCTCTTGACCCATGCGGATCGCCAGTTCATCGGTATCCCGGGTATCAAAGCTCCATTTCACCCGGGTTCCTTGAGGCACATTCAAGTCACCACTGTTCCTTAGGATCTCATCTTTCAATCCAGTGTATCTGGGATAGTCCAAGGTGACTTGGAAACCGAGCAGGATGGGCTTGGGAAGTACTTTGACGGTGTAGGGGACTGAGTTGAAACCACCAGCTTCGAATTGGAGCACCGTGTTTTCTTGGATGTTACGTAGCTGGTAACTATAGTTGACCGGGTCGGTCTTTTCCATCTGGAATCTACTCCCATTGTCTAGGATGATGCGCACATCGGTCGGAAAGGCCTCGCCCTCGATATGTAACTGGATATCCAGATTTTCACCCGAAGGCACTTCCAACGAGTGGTTTTGCAGAACGAACCGGAAGGGAGCCTCTTCAACGAATTCTTGATCATGCCGGATGATTCGTTGGGTACTGTCCTTCACCACACTGGGTGCTGCTACCAGGATGACCAGTAGAATGGCCAATGGGGGAAGGGCATACTTGAGATAGCGCTTATTAGAGCCCAGGTCTATGGCATTGTTGAAGGGAACAGGGCTCAATGCACGGGCTTTCTGATCGATACTTGCCTCTACCAATGAAATATCCGGTGACCCTTGAGTGAGGGTATTCTGCTTCAGCTGAAGAGTATTGAGCAGGCGGTCCTCCACCTCACTGAAGTGCACACCGATGATCCTAGAGGCCTCCTCATAGCTGAGGGTGTCACCCAGCCGATAGAGTTTGAACAGGGGCAGGAACACGAAACGACCGAGGACATACACCATGGAGAGGACCAGGGACCAGAACATTATGGTACGCGGAACGACTCCGAATCTCCCGAAATACTCAAGCAGGGCCACCAACAGGAAGCTAGCCACGATAATTCCCACCGCATAGATCACTCCGCGGAGCACTTGATTCTTGTAATACTTGCGTATGAATGAATCAAGCTTGTCGATCAGTATCTGATAATTATCTGCCATATTGGATGGGGCTACCGCCTTAAGCAAAGGTCCGAAAAAAGAGCTGCAAGAACCATGCTCGATTTAGGAACGGTATAATTCAAGGTCAGAGTACGTAAATTCCGCCCTGTTATGAGAGCAGTGACGAGTATTTGCACCCTATTGATAGGGACCATCCTTTGGGCACAACCCATCGAGATGCTACAGCTTCGAAAAGACGGGTTTGCCCAATGGCGTTATGTGACTGGAGACGAGTTCGATACAGACCAAGTCGACACGGAAAAATGGCGCAAGAGCTACCCATGGGGACGGAACCTAGGTAATGAGATGCTGCAGTTCTATGCCGATGACAATGTCTTTCTGCAAGATGGAAAACTCATCATGGAAGCGCGCAAAGAAGATACAGTGGCCACGAGCATCTCTTGGAAGGGTCCGAACGAAGTGATAGATGATAAGGGCACGGTCAATAGACGTCCCTTTGAATACACTTCAGGAATGCTCTTCTCCAAAGATCAATATTTCCAGGGCTATTTCGAAGCCTCACTGAAGACCAGTCGAGGTAAGGGTTTCTTCCCTGCATTCTGGCTCTATGGGGCCAACCCCAATGAAGAGATAGACATCATAGAGGCCAAAGGAGAGCGTCCCTTCAGCTACCATGTGGATATGCACTGTCCATCGGGCTGTTCAGATTATCGCAAGTTCCTCTGGTGGCGCACCTCCAGCTATGGCGATTGGATAAAGACCGACAGTGATCTCACAGCCGACTTCCATCTCTACGCAGGAGAATGGGTGCCGGGTGAGATTGTCTTCTATCTGGATGATGTAGCTCGCGAGCAATGGGCCGGGGTGCTACAGTACCCGGCCAATGTCATCTTCAAT contains the following coding sequences:
- a CDS encoding NAD-binding protein, with product MLDSYDIIVVGGGHAGNEAAAAAANLGSRVLLVTMNMGTIGQMSCNPAMGGVAKGQIVREIDALGGYSGIVSDRSAIQFRML
- a CDS encoding PorT family protein — its product is MKQRILVLGLLILTSASFHAQSGEFHVGARYAMGVSDIVSDGLDETTGKLAFNAGFAGLYELSNSLALGVDILGSWKGAKESGDEYAGDDVFGNPVYRDYKGKYKFIDLEVPLMASYRFLEGNFQIGVLAGVATNFNLVALQSRTYDNENYNEDNGFENAKLNNMEAAHFSHVLGLGFHVGSEDEQRFFFEVRNIGGLSDFGTIDSQGAQHNRIELGIGYYL
- the ybeY gene encoding rRNA maturation RNase YbeY, which produces MGASPIRFVPLDIDFALRDEAHIAHWLTRVAEGEDFFIGRLTYQFCSDGHLLEINRTHLKHDYYTDIITFDTSRPPVLSGEVFISLDRVRANAADMGKDVQVELYRVMVHGLLHLMGYADASEEDKAQMRSLEDNALRMLH
- a CDS encoding ATP-binding protein, which encodes MSELLEERTFEFPSEIENINIVERFIDEVCDTYKVGEENYGNILIALTEAVNNAISHGNRRDPSKTVSLTFRPAADELVFIIEDEGPGFDYNNLPDPTAPENIEQPNGRGVYLMRHLADEVTFDETGSTVELKFHHKTPIEVA
- a CDS encoding DUF4175 family protein, which codes for MLKAVAPSNMADNYQILIDKLDSFIRKYYKNQVLRGVIYAVGIIVASFLLVALLEYFGRFGVVPRTIMFWSLVLSMVYVLGRFVFLPLFKLYRLGDTLSYEEASRIIGVHFSEVEDRLLNTLQLKQNTLTQGSPDISLVEASIDQKARALSPVPFNNAIDLGSNKRYLKYALPPLAILLVILVAAPSVVKDSTQRIIRHDQEFVEEAPFRFVLQNHSLEVPSGENLDIQLHIEGEAFPTDVRIILDNGSRFQMEKTDPVNYSYQLRNIQENTVLQFEAGGFNSVPYTVKVLPKPILLGFQVTLDYPRYTGLKDEILRNSGDLNVPQGTRVKWSFDTRDTDELAIRMGQERHRPESSSAGFYEFSQTLMQSTAYTVSTSNDYLTNPDSITYSVQVTPDLYPEIDIQEQADSLNDRNIYFSGEVRDDYGFSKLAFNYRHITDREDSLVNAGLQRLIIPLSPGLTAERFYHSFSMDLIDIRAGESVEYYFEVWDNDGVNGAKSTRTRASVYEAPTEEELAALHEQNSQEIKDNLEKSIKDAKELQKAVDDVRRDLLEKKELDWQDKKRIEKLLEQQKKLEQQVQQAQQQNEQSMQQQQRFEQVNEKILQKQQKLQELFEQVMSPEMQEMMAELQRLMEEMDPDKLEEQLEKMELTNEDIEAELDRNLELFKQMEFELKAEEIKQKLDELAEKQEDLADKTAKEEADPEQLKEEQDALNEEYEKLKEEMEKLSELNDELEEKNEMDMMGLEEEVSEDMENSSESLEQGDNQDASDSQQDASEKMQQMSQMMASMAGGGQEQQQEDMDALRALLENIIELSFDQEEVMNSYKGLETDDPKYKTHNQTQRKLKDDAVVIKDSLQALAKRVVQIQPIVTKEINSVNQNMDRSIELLADRRTPEANSRQQYVMTSLNNLALLLDEALQQMQQQMASSMPGTGNCQKPGGSGQGKPKPGKGNSMSQMQKAMQQRLEQLQKGMTPGKGKAGPGRFGMSEQLARTAAEQAAIRRELEKMSQELNQDGSGAGNELKEIAKQMEETEKDIVNMQITRQTLERQQEILTRLLKSEKAEREREQDNKRISNEAQNYELSSPENFFEYQRAKQKEVELLRTVPPSLKPYYKNKVNEYFLNFDQP
- a CDS encoding glycoside hydrolase family 16 protein, whose protein sequence is MRAVTSICTLLIGTILWAQPIEMLQLRKDGFAQWRYVTGDEFDTDQVDTEKWRKSYPWGRNLGNEMLQFYADDNVFLQDGKLIMEARKEDTVATSISWKGPNEVIDDKGTVNRRPFEYTSGMLFSKDQYFQGYFEASLKTSRGKGFFPAFWLYGANPNEEIDIIEAKGERPFSYHVDMHCPSGCSDYRKFLWWRTSSYGDWIKTDSDLTADFHLYAGEWVPGEIVFYLDDVAREQWAGVLQYPANVIFNLGVSGREGSGSFDGGIDESTPFPQTFEVDYVRIYERIDEGWKEKEEAALNKKGRKKKRGKQKNSKRVMATARLFLEEDVLRIETQGPKSELLSFILMDDKGNRLQEPITSENGIFSCDLSSLDLTEIWVISVGAGSTARSLVTRP